Genomic window (Candidatus Neomarinimicrobiota bacterium):
TGCGCCAATAAAATAAAGCCCTTTCCTAATTAATAGAACATTCTTTGAAACGGGGTTCATATTTGAAGAAAGAAATTCGGCCTCATCTTCTTTTTTTGCTATCAATTCTTCAATCGGGAACCGTAATGATGCTAGAATTTCCGGAGGATTTTCAGAAAAATAAAATTCGGATTGTTCAATATATCGAGCGGATTTAATTGCAATTTGTGCCGAGCTGTCTTCGGTTGAAGCCTGGATTTCCAAAATGGGGAATGTTGTTTTCTTAGTTGAAAGAGATGCGGAATCTACTTTTGCATGAAGGATGGAAATGTAAAACCAGCCTGTGGTGGGCGCGTACCACGATGTTAAATTATTTTGAAGTACAGGACGAGTACAGGACAAGGAAACCATGTATCCATTCTGTTTCGTTTCAATGGAAATTCCGGTGATTTCTGTTATTTCCTCAGAGAAAACAATCTGGATAGAAAATAGGATCAGAATAATTGACTTGGGTATGTTATGCATCATATCTTTGCAGGAAAATTAACAAAACACTCTTCATTTAGCGAAGGATTTAGACGTTGAACCATCCCTGCTCTCAACCCTAATTTTTGACCTTACACATGAGCCACATATCCTTACATCGTTTTTTATGGATTTTAGTTCCATTAGGAATCATATCCCTGAAAGGTCAGCCTCAAGTCCAAGGTGCGTTTGGCGCGGTTACGATTGATGGAAAAATTTGGAATCAAATAGCACTGCGCCCGGTTATTCCAATTGGGAAATGGGGAGTTGCACTTGATTTAGTATTTTATATTGACGAAGATGGAAATCTTCATAAAGATGAATGGGATTTTTCTTCCGGTGAAGCATCTAAAAATACGATTATCGATAAAATTTATTATATCAGGTATGGATTCCCAAATCAACCACTTTATTTTAAGGTTGGTGCGCTAGACCAAGTTGACATGGGATACGGTATTTTAGTTAGCCAATATTCAAATTCTATTCAATATCCATCTGTTCGAAAAGTTGGATTGGATTTCGGATTTAGACGATCTTCATTATTTATTGAAGGATTTTCTAATGATTTCAAAGAAAACCTTGGGTTGGTTGGATTCCGCGCAGGATCAACCAATATATTTTCGGTTCCGGTTGCAGCATCATTCGTAATAGACCGAAATCAATTTCTTGGTCTTAAAGATCGAGATGGTGATGGAAGACCGGATATTGTGGATGATTTCCCCGAAAATAATATGTACTGGCTTGATTCGGACGATGATGGGATTGCCGATGCTGATCCTGCCGAATGGGATATTGACGGTGATGGCATTACGGATACACTTGATTCCGATATTCCCGGTTGGGATCAGGATACTATTCTTGTATTAGATACTGATATTTGGAGGAAAAATGAACCTCTGAACGTGAGAGAATCTCAAGATGATATTAGCGCTATTGCAGTTGATGTTGCCTACCCAATTATTCGGGAAGAAAAATTATCTGTGACACTATATGCTCAGGCAGCTAAAATGATTGGTGAAACCGATCACCCGAACCAGTTGGGAGAAAAACTGCAATTAGGAACAGGATTGGTCCCGGTTGCCATCAGTGCAAAATTTGGCCCAGCACGTTTTAATCTTGAATATCGGATGATCCCACAAGGACAGTTTGAATTCGGTTATTGGAATCGATCTTATGAAATTGAACGTGTTAGTTTCTCATCAACTTCGTCTGGGAATGTCACGATTCGTACCAAAGAATCCCAATTGGGTCGTTATGGAAAACAAAAGGGGTTTTATGCGCAATTAGGTGTCAGCCTCGGATCTTATTTGGCTTTTAGTTCGTCCTATCAGAATTTGAATGGCGATATTTGGGATGATGTTACTCAAGAATACGAAACACAAGAAAACAGCAGTTTTTTATCGATTTTGTCGTTAAGTAAATCCATTAGCAGAATCAAAAAGGCGCAAGGATTTTACCAACAAAGAAATGTTCCTAACCCTTTTAAATTTGAATACTCAGAAAGCACCATCATGGGATACGAAGTCGGAATAGAACTCGGATCTGGAATGGTGCTGATGTACAAATTCCAACGATCTTTTCGAGATTTAAACGGCGATGGTTCTGTTGATGGTCCAAATGAAACCGTGAACAATTCCACAGTTGAAACGTCTTTCATGTTCTAATGAAAAGTAAACAAATCAGATCTTCATTTATTGACTTTTTTGAAAAAAAGGATCACCATTTTGTTCGCAGTTCACCTGTGGTGCCAATTCAGGATAAAACACTTCTGTTTACCAATGCAGGAATGAATCAGTTTAAACCCATATTTTTGGGTGATGAATCTCCGGAACATCCACGAGCAGTCAACTCTCAAAAATGCATTCGAGTAAGCGGAAAACACAATGATCTTGAAGTAGTAGGATTGGATGGATTTCATCATACCTTTTTCGAAATGCTAGGAAATTGGTCCTTTGGGGATTATTACAAAGCAGAAGCTATTGAATGGGCTTGGGAATTGTTAACAAACGTTTGGGGATTGGATAAAAACCGGTTGTGGGCAACGGTGTATAATGATGATGAGGAATCATTCAACCTTTGGCCTGATGTCACGGATATTTCAAAGGACAGGGTGTTAAAGTTTGGTGATAAAGAGAACTATTGGGAAATGGGTGAAACCGGTCCCTGTGGACCGTGCTCAGAAATTCATTATTATGTCGGTGATGATCTAAATAACCAATCAGCAAAAGGTGTAAACCGATCTGATGATTACTGGGAATTATGGAATTTGGTGTTCATTCAATCCAACCGCGATGTACATGGTAAACTGAACGATCTTGCGCAAATTCATATTGATACCGGCGCAGGGCTTGAGCGAATTGTGTCTGTTATTCAAGGGAAAACGAATAATTATGAAACGGATTTATTTTCGCCAATCATTCAATCCATTGAAAAACTGACTAGCTTGAAGAGCGAAGATAACCCATCTCCGTTTCATGTGATTTCAGATCATATCCGTATGCTGTGTTTTTCAATTGCAGATGGTGCATTGCCATCTAATGATGGCCGCGGCTATGTCCTCCGTCGTATTCTAAGACGTGCATCACGATTCGGAAGAATGTTGGATCAGCGAGAACCTTTTATGTTTGAACTTGTTGATTCCGTTGGAAAAATTATGGGTGATATCTATCCGGAAGTGGCGGAAAAATCCGCGCATATTAAAAAAGTAATCCAAGCAGAAGAGTTGATGTTTAACAATACGCTGGATCGCGGTCTGGTTCATTTTGACAAATGCCTCCAAGCAACAACAGGAAAAACCATTTCGGGAAATGACGCTTTTAAACTGTATGATACCTATGGATTTCCACTAGATTTGACAGTTTTAATGGCACGTGAAAAAGGATATTCCATTGATGAGAAAGGATTTGAAACTGAAATGGGAATTCAAAAGAAAAGGGCAAAATCTTCGGGGAAATTTAAAGCGGACAGTAGCTCATTGGATTGGGTGGATTTGTCGGATGGGGCTGATTCACAATTCGTCGGTTACGAAACGCTCGAATTTGATTCTAAGGTCAGACGTTTTTCTGAGGCGAACCAAAACCTTCATCTCTTGTTGGATAAAACACCGTTTTACGCAGAATCAGGTGGGCAAATTGGAGATACGGGCACCATTAATGGGGAAGGAATTTCACTGATTGTTGAAGATACGCTGAAAGATGGGAATTCGCATATTCATGTGTGCTCAGGGAAATGGAACATTTCCGCATTAAAGTCAGTTTTGTCCTGCAGTGTGGATAAACCTCGCAGGCAAAATATCCGCAAGAACCACACAGCCACTCATTTATTAAATGCTACCCTGAAAGTTGTTCTCGGAGACCATTGCCAACAGGCCGGTTCGCTTGTTCACTCGGATTATTTAAGATTTGATTATACTCATTCCGAAAAAATGACGCTCGAACAAATTCAAAATGTTGAAACCATTGTCAATTCAGAAATCCAAAATAATACTGATTGCAACCTTTCGATTAAGGATTTTAAGCAAGCTCAAAAAGATGGGGCTGTTGCAATGTTTGGGGAAAAATATGGTAAAAAAGTTCGGGTGCTAACCATTGGCGATTTTTCGATGGAACTTTGTGGCGGAACGCATTGCGATACAATTGGAGAAATCGGATTATTTAAAATCACCGAAGAATCATCCTTGGCTTCCGGCGTAAGGCGAATTGTTGCATTGACCGGCCCCGGTGCTGTTGCGTGGGCACAAAAACAGGCTGGAATTTTGGGGGTCTTGCAAGCGGAATTAAAATGTTCAGCGGATGATTTACCAGAAAGAATTTCGCAATTAAAGACCCAACGAAAAGATCTTGAGAAAAAATTAAAACAAAAGAAAAGTTCTTCTGATTTTAATGCGAAAAGTCTAGTAGAAAAGGGAACAGAACAGGATGGATTCACCATCGTTGTTTCCCATGTGGATGCAGTTGGAATGAATGAATTAAAATCCTACGGCGATTCCCTCATTTTAGCATTAAAATCCGGTGTAGGCGTCCTTGGATCTTCTGATGGCGAAAAGCCCGGAATTGTTGTGGTAGTCACGGAAGATTTGATTGAAAAAGGATTAACAGCTAATGATTTAGCAAAAACTATTGGCACTGTGATGGATGGCGGCGGCGGCGGAAGTGCCCGCTTGGCAACTGCAGGAGGAAAAGATAAAAAGTTGTTACAAAAAGCAATGAAAAAAAGTAAATCAATTATTTATAAAGCACTTAAGGAAAAAACCTAATTATGAAATCATCGCAGCGGAACCAAAACCATATTATTTTCGTCGAAAAGGGCGAAAATGTAATGGAAACATTAACTGAGTATTGCGTAACCCATGGAATCCGGAATGGGAAAGTTTCTGGAATTGGTGCCGTCGAAAAAATTAATATGGGTGCCTTTGATATAACCAGTAAACAATATGTGCAATCAACTATTCTTGATGTAAGAGAACTTGTTTCTTTTCAGGGAAATGTTACGTTGAAAGATGGACAACCGTTCATTCATGCGCATGCAATTGTTGGTACCCACGATTTGGATATTAAAGGAGGGCATATGTTTGAATGTACTGTAGCAGTGGTCGGCGAATTTATTATCACGGAAATAGACACCAACATTTCTCGAAAGATTGATGAAACAATTGGTCTTGCCACCATGTGCCCCCAATGAGCGAACCAACCGTAATTACTACCTCAAATGCACCGGCGGCAATTGGACCATATAGTCAGGCAAAAGTTGTCAATGGGTTTATATTTACTGCCGGGCAAATTCCATTGGTGCCGGATACCGGAAAACTAGTGGATGGTGGTTTTACCCAACAGGTTACCCAGGTATTAACCAATCTGGATGCGATTTTAAACGTAGCCGGATCTAATTTGGGTAAAGCGGTAAAATTAACGGTATTTTTAAAGGATTTTTCCAACTATGCAGAACTAAATGACGTATTTGCAGATTTTTTCTCTGAGTCGGAACCACCCGCAAGATCGGCATTGCAAGTCACCAAATTGCCTATGGATGCAGAAGTAGAAATTGAGTGTATTGCTGTTCTTTAAACTTTGGTGATTGATTGGTCCGCTTATCATTTTTAATCGTATTTGCAACCTTGAGTTTTGCCCAGCAGCCGGACAGCCTTATCTATCCTTCTCCCAAAAAAGCAGGGATGTATGCTTTACTTTTTCCGGGTGCAGGTCAATTATATAATGGGCGATATTTGAAGGCAGCTTTCATACTGTCTTTGGAAGGGATATCAATCTGGAGATATTCTGAAAATGCCAACTCTTATGCTAATTTTGATGAATCAATTCATACACTTGGGAAACATCGTTATCTAGAGAAACGGAACAAATATATTTGGTGGGCAGCATTTTTGTATCTTTATGGTTTTTTAGATGCCGTAGTTGACGCACATTTATACCCCTTCGATCAGGTGATGGAAGAGGATTTGGAAGTAAACAACCAATAAAGTAAAAACACATTTAGGGAGTTACATGGAAAAAAGAGAGCATTGGGGATCTAAATTTGGATTTATTCTAGCCGCCGCAGGCTCAGCGATTGGTTTAGGAAATATTTGGAAATTTCCATACATCGCCGGTGAAAATGGTGGAGCTGCTTTTGTTTTTATTTATCTTATTTGTATTGCATTAATTGGATTACCAGTGCTCATGGCAGAAGTGCTAATGGGACGAACAACGCAGCGAAATCCTGTAGGTGCTTTTAAAAAACTATCGGGTAAACCATTTTGGGTTGCGGTTGGAAGCTTGGGCGTTATCGCCGGATTTGTGATTCTTTCATTTTATACGGTTATCGCCGGTTGGTCTATTGGTTACATTGTTGAAGCATTAAAAGGATCTTTTTCACAATTCTCGGATCCCGCCGTTTCGTCCGCATATTTTGAAGCGCGAGTCGGTGACGTCAATTGGATTGTCGGTTATCATACTTTATTTTCAATTTTAACAATGTGGGTGGTTTATGCCGGAATCAATAAGGGCATTGAACAGGGAAGCAAAATCATGATGCCCATTCTCTTTTTTCTATTAATTATTTTAGTAATTCGAGGTATAACGCTTCCCGGTGCAGAAAAAGGTTTGAATTTTTTATGGTCACCTGATTGGTCCAAAATTACTGGTCAGTCCGTGTTAATTGCACTAGGGCATGCATTCTTCACCATTAGTCTGGGGATGGGTGCGATGATGACGTATGGGTCATATTTATCAGAGAAAGATCATATTCCGAGTGCAGCGCTTCAAATTGTTTTCTTAGATACATTAATCGCTTTATTAGCAGGTATTGCTATTTTTTCATCCGTT
Coding sequences:
- the alaS gene encoding alanine--tRNA ligase, whose translation is MKSKQIRSSFIDFFEKKDHHFVRSSPVVPIQDKTLLFTNAGMNQFKPIFLGDESPEHPRAVNSQKCIRVSGKHNDLEVVGLDGFHHTFFEMLGNWSFGDYYKAEAIEWAWELLTNVWGLDKNRLWATVYNDDEESFNLWPDVTDISKDRVLKFGDKENYWEMGETGPCGPCSEIHYYVGDDLNNQSAKGVNRSDDYWELWNLVFIQSNRDVHGKLNDLAQIHIDTGAGLERIVSVIQGKTNNYETDLFSPIIQSIEKLTSLKSEDNPSPFHVISDHIRMLCFSIADGALPSNDGRGYVLRRILRRASRFGRMLDQREPFMFELVDSVGKIMGDIYPEVAEKSAHIKKVIQAEELMFNNTLDRGLVHFDKCLQATTGKTISGNDAFKLYDTYGFPLDLTVLMAREKGYSIDEKGFETEMGIQKKRAKSSGKFKADSSSLDWVDLSDGADSQFVGYETLEFDSKVRRFSEANQNLHLLLDKTPFYAESGGQIGDTGTINGEGISLIVEDTLKDGNSHIHVCSGKWNISALKSVLSCSVDKPRRQNIRKNHTATHLLNATLKVVLGDHCQQAGSLVHSDYLRFDYTHSEKMTLEQIQNVETIVNSEIQNNTDCNLSIKDFKQAQKDGAVAMFGEKYGKKVRVLTIGDFSMELCGGTHCDTIGEIGLFKITEESSLASGVRRIVALTGPGAVAWAQKQAGILGVLQAELKCSADDLPERISQLKTQRKDLEKKLKQKKSSSDFNAKSLVEKGTEQDGFTIVVSHVDAVGMNELKSYGDSLILALKSGVGVLGSSDGEKPGIVVVVTEDLIEKGLTANDLAKTIGTVMDGGGGGSARLATAGGKDKKLLQKAMKKSKSIIYKALKEKT
- a CDS encoding DNA-binding protein, which codes for MKSSQRNQNHIIFVEKGENVMETLTEYCVTHGIRNGKVSGIGAVEKINMGAFDITSKQYVQSTILDVRELVSFQGNVTLKDGQPFIHAHAIVGTHDLDIKGGHMFECTVAVVGEFIITEIDTNISRKIDETIGLATMCPQ
- a CDS encoding sodium-dependent transporter, translating into MEKREHWGSKFGFILAAAGSAIGLGNIWKFPYIAGENGGAAFVFIYLICIALIGLPVLMAEVLMGRTTQRNPVGAFKKLSGKPFWVAVGSLGVIAGFVILSFYTVIAGWSIGYIVEALKGSFSQFSDPAVSSAYFEARVGDVNWIVGYHTLFSILTMWVVYAGINKGIEQGSKIMMPILFFLLIILVIRGITLPGAEKGLNFLWSPDWSKITGQSVLIALGHAFFTISLGMGAMMTYGSYLSEKDHIPSAALQIVFLDTLIALLAGIAIFSSVFAMGQDPAAGPGLIFHTLPVVFAKMPGGAIWAVLFFLLLTLAALTSAISLLEVVVAYFVDERRWKRHNAVLVFGCIVLLIGIPSALSFNVMKEVHFFGKTWFDNADYLASNILLPGGGLFIAIFVGWIWEFDKVLIELKKGSESLFDTYPIIIKGWRIFLRYLSPVMILIVFLHSVNLLESAWQQVQSSWVIILMLVSVLIKVFQNKK